In the genome of Longimicrobiales bacterium, the window CGTCGAACAGGGGGATGAGGGCTTCACGGGCGCGTTGACGGGGCCAGCCACGCGTCTGACGTTACACACACACCTGGTCGGGAACCGCGTCACCGGACGCAGCGCTGCCGCGTGGGAGCTGCGCGACGAAGCCGGCGTGGTGGGAAGCGTGGACCCGCGCGCGGAAGTCGTGTGGCTGTCGCAGCGCGCGCTGCCGGCCGAGACCCGGAACGCCGTCGCGGCTGCGGCCGTCGCGCTGCTGATCTACCAGCGGCCGACGCCATGAGGTGACACGAGCGTCGCACGTGCACGCCGGGCTCGTGCACACGTCCGCGCGACGCCGATCACCCCCGGCCCCACTCTCAGGTCTCGCGCAGCGCGGCACCGGGATCGAGCGAGGCTGCACGACGCGCGGGCAGGTAGCTCGCTGCGAAGGCCGTCGCGGCGAGCACAACGACGACAGCGCCGAGGGTGAGCGGATCCATCGGCTTAACGTTGTAGAGCTGGCTGCGAATGATCGTCGCGAGCGCGGCAGCGCCCGCCATGCCCACGATGAGCCCGACAGCCGCGAGCACCATCGACCTGCCGACTATCATTCGGATGACATTGCCGCGGCGCGCGCCTAGCGCCATGCGGATGCTGATCTCGCGTGCCCGCTGTGTGACAGAGTAGCTCATCACGCCGAAGATGCCGACTGCGGCGAGAACGAGCGCGAGACCGGCGAAGAGTGCGAGCAGTGAAGTGTAGAATCGGGGACGCGCCATCGATTCGGATACTACCTTCACGAGCGGTGTGAATTCGCTGATCGGCATGGTCGGATCCATCGACCGAACCAGCGAACGCAGCGTTGGCGCGAGCGCGAGCGGATCACCATCGGTGCTGGCGACGATCTGCAGGTTGCGCGTGGTTCGCTGCGCGTACGGCGCGTAGAGGTGCGGCATGACGGGCGTTGCGGGATTCCCCTGAAGCACGTCGGACACGATGCCGACGATCTCGCGCATATCCGCGCCGACCTCCACCCTGCGGCCGATCGGGTCCTCGCCAGGAAACCAGAACTCCGCACCCGTCTGGTTGATCAGCGCGACGTCCGGCGCGTCCGAATGGTCGCGTTCGTCGAAGCCGCGGCCGCGCAGAACGCGTGCGCCGATAGTCTCGAAATAGCCGGGCGTCGCACCGGAGATACCGATCTCCATGTTGACGTTCTCCGGCGGCGGCAGCGCGCCCTCGACAGCGAAGTTGAGGATCGAGCTGCGGCCCTGCAGCGGAAGCACGCCGGTGCCGCCGGCGGACGACACGCCGGGCATGGCGTCCATACGATCGATCAGCGTGCTGACGAAGTCCCTGATCTGCTGCCCGCCCGCATAGCCGGCTTCGTCCATCGATATCCTGAAGGCGACCGCGCGCTCCGGATGGAAGCCCGGGTCGACGCGCGTCAGCTCGATGAAGCTGCGGATGAGCAGGCCCGCTCCAACGAGCAGCACGACGGCGAGTGCCATCTCGACCACGATCAGACCCGAGCGCACGCGCTGCCCCGTCCCGGACAGGCCCCGTGAGCCTTCGCGGATCGTGCGGCCGAGCTCCGACCGCGTCGCCTGCAGCGCGGGCAATATCCCGAACAGCACACCTGTGAGCAGTGCGACGGCCAGCGTGACGAGAACGACGGTGCCATCCACGCCGACGGACTCCAGGCGCGGAATGTCCGCAGGCTGCGCACGGACGAGCGCGCGTGTGCCCGCCCATGCGAGGGCGAGGCCCGCCGCACCGCCCAGTGCACCGAGCACCACCGACTCCGTCAGCATCTGCCGCACGAGTCGCGCACGGCCGGCGCCGAGCGCCGCACGCACGGACAGCTCGCTCTGCCGCGCCGAGGCCCGCGCGAGCAGGAGGTTCGCCACGTTCGCACACGCAACCAGCAGCACGAAGCCTACCGCGCCGAGCAGCACGAACAAGGGACGTCGCACATCTCCAATGATGGCCTCGCGCGCCGAGCGCACGCCCATCGCGAGGCGTTCATTCGTCAACGGGAAATCCGCAGCCAGCTGACTCGACACGCCCGCGATATCGGCAGCGATCTGCTCCTCCGTCAGACCCGCACGCGCACGACCGAGCGTCATCAGAAACTCGCTGCGACGCCCTGCCACCGCCGTGGCACTGAACGTCTCGTCGTATGGCATCGGGAAGTACACGTCCATCCGCGTTGGCAGCGCAGACTCCGGTGCGAGCACACCCACGACCGTATACGTCGTGCCATTGAACGTCACCGACTGACCGAGTGCACCGCCCGAGCCCCCGAACTCGCGCTGCCAGAAACCGTGATCCAGCACGGCGACGTTGTCCCGGCCCGCCTGATGTTCCTCCGAACGGAAGCCGCGGCCGAGCGCCAGACGCATTCCCAGCATGTCCAGCAGACCGTCGCTCACGATCGCAGCCAGCACCTCCTTCGGCTCGCCCAGTCCGCGCAGCGGCGCCTGCATGTCCGCATACGCACCGAACTCCTCGAATACCCGGTTCATCTCGCCCACACTCATGAAGTCGGGCGCGGACAGGGCGGTGTAACGCTGTCCGTCCGGATAGATCATCTGCACCTGATACAGTCGCTCCGCATGCGCAAACGGCAGCGGCCTCAGCAGCACGCCATTCACCACACTGAAGATTGCGCTGTTCGCGCCAATGCCCAGCGCCAGCGTCAGCACTGCACCTACCGTGAAGCCGGGCCGCCTCCGCAGCGAGCGGAGTGCATACGCAATGTCCTGCCGCAGCTCCGATATGTACTCGGACTTCGCCATGCGACGCTCCTGTCGGTCATTGATCGCGAAACATTCGTCCCGCGCCGCAGCGACATTGCCAAAGCGGCGAACGGTCAACTCGCGCGCGCGCTCCGGCGTCTCACCCTCCTCGATGAGCTGCCGGATCCGCATCTCCAGATGGAAGGTCAGCTCTTCTTCCACGTCGCGCCTCGGATCACGACCGAGCGGACCGCGGAATCGACGCCACGCTTTCATCGCTCTCTCGCTTCCTGCTCGCTACGGCAGCGCTCCGGCCTCCAGCGCCGAAAACACCGCTCCCGCATAGCGCCGCCAGTTCTCCGTCTCCACCCGCAGCCGCGCCCGTCCCGCCGCCGTCAGCGAGTAGTACTTCGCACGACGGTTGTTCTCCGACACGCCCCACCGGGCATCGATCCACCCGCGCTCCTCCAGACGATGCAGCGCCGGGTAGAGCGTCCCCTCCCCTACCGCGAGCACATCGTCCGTGGCGAACTCGATCCAGCGCGCCACGCCGTAGCCGTGTGCCGTCCCGCGACTCAGCGCCTTCAGCACCAGCAGGTCGAGCGTTCCACGGAGGATGTCCTGGTCGGGGGCCATGTCAGGTCCTTTGCCATCGGGTTCCGATGGGAGAGATACCGACAGTCCCATCGAAACGCAAGGGGTAGGTGGTCCGATCGACGACGATGGGCTGAGGCTTCAGGACAGCTCGTCGTCAATGATGCAGGCGAGGTCCTCCTCGAGCCGCCACTCCGATTCGTAGCTGCTGAGCTGCAGATCGAGAAGACGCTTCTCGGCCAGGTGGTCGAGCGCGATGGCGAGCGCGAACGTGCGTTCCGGCCCCATTCGCCAGAGCGACATGCGGCCGGTGGACATCTCCTGAAGCAGCCGGTCCGCGGAACCGGCGCGCTGCAGCATCAGTGACGCCTCGCGGATGGCCCGTTCCTTTCGTGCGCCGATGAGCTGATAGGCGAGCACGCGCCGCAGCGCCACATACCCGGCCTCGCCCGTCACGTCGAAGACCTTGTCGGGGGTCCACGGGTCGCAGCGTGTGCAGGGTGCGCCGATCACGAGCCGATCTCCGGCGATGCGCGGATAGAGCCACCACGAGACATCGTAATGCAGCTCCTGGAGTACGCTGCCGCAGTGCCTGCACGGGGCGCGGCCGTCCCAGGCGATGCTGCCGAACCGGCTCCAGCGCACCAGGTCGAGCACGCGGTCCACGTCGAGGTTGCGCGTGATGCGCCCCAGCCCGCGCACCGCGTGCAGGCGGTTGGCAGCACCCAGCACGGTGACGATCCGCTCGCTGCGTGCGTCACCCGACGCTGCCGCCAGCCGCGCGCCGTACCGGCCGTATCGCCACGTGGTGCGTTCAATCAAACGCGCGCCGCCGATGCGGAGGATCTGAAGCTCGTCGTGACGGTATAGCGCGATGTTGTCGGTGCGCGAGATCTCCTCGGCGCGTCCGCTTACGGTGTGTTCCAGCAGGTCGATTGCGTCGTAGCGTTCCTCGACCGGCAGGAGATTCCAGCGCCGGCACCGGCCACAGATGCTCCACAGGCGGCTGCGCGCGGGATCGTACGCCAGCTGCAGGCCCGGTGGCAGCGGTCCGAACATCGGGTTCGGCGGGAAGCGCTCGCCGCAGAACAGGCAGTGAGCGTAGAGCCGGTCGCCCGGCTCCGGCAGATCGAGGGTGTGACAGGCAGCGCCCATTCCGCGAAGCTCGCACCATGTCCCGGCTGCTGACAAGGTGAGCGGGGCGGGTTGCCGGGATTCGGCATGTGGCCAGCCGTACCCCTCCTCCGCTCAACCGTCCGCTGCTTGACTACGGTCGGGACGCCATGTATCTAGAAGATGTAGCTCCTGCCGGTTCTCCTCCAGTTTGAGGGCACGTATGTGCCTTGCTCGCCGTCCCCTCCTGGCGACGTCGCCGCATTCTGTCCGTTCCAATCTCAGACGGTTCCCCCCCGCTCCATCCCCGCGTTTCATTCGACGCGCAGGGCCTCCCCCTCATCCACGAGGTGCCCCATGCCGGATTCGGTATCGCAGATCCTCCGCTCCGGTCCCCCCGGTCTGAAGAAGAACATCGCGGTGCTGGGCGATGGCTTCGCGGCCGCTGACCAGGACAGCTACAACGCGAAGGTCGCGGAGCTGCTTCTCGATGGAGTATTCGGCCACGATTACTTCTATGAGGACAAGCAGGCCTTCAACATCTACCGCGTGAACCTCATCTCGAACCACTCAGGCGTGAGCCAGCGTGTGTACGATGAGATGGGGACTCCGGCCAACGGTGCCGATGATGTCATCGTCAGCACGACACTCCACGATACCGCGCTCGGCTATATCTACAGCGGATCGTGGGCCCACTGCTGGCTGGAGGGCGGGGCCAACACTGCGACCCGGGTACAGAACGCCCTCAATACCTGGGTGCCGGACTACGATCTGGTGTTGGTGATCCTGAACGAAAGTGGATTCGGGGGCTGTGGCGGCGGCGGCTTTCAGATCGTCACGCTCGGCTCCAGCTGGGCGGTGATGGCTCACGAGTTCGGCCATGGTGCGGGTGGTCTTGCCGACGAGTACTGCCAGCCCGGCACGCACGCCGGTGGTGAGCCTGCGGCGGTGAACGTTACCGCAAACAGCAACCGTGCGACGCTGAAGTGGCGGCGTTTCGTGAATCCGCTGAGGCCCGTGCCGACGGGTATCAATCCGAACCCCGGTAACGGTGGGTGCACTGGCTACAATCAGGGGCCGGTCCCGGCGGGATGGAGCAACTCCGATGACGCGGGCCTGTTCGAGGGTGCGCAGTACCGTGACAGCGGTTTGTATCGACCGGTCGTGAACTGCCGGATGCGGGGCAACTCACCGCCGTTTTGCCCGGTCTGCTACACCAGCATGAAGGAGAAGCATCACCCCTTCACCGGGCGCAATTTCCTCCGGTGCTACGCGGGCGATTTCAACGGCGACGGCAGGGATGACCTCCTGGTTCACAACGGCAATTCCATCATGATCTACCGCTCGGATGGCGCAAAGCTGGATGTTGCGTTCAGTGCTGTCGAGCGGGTGCCCGGCTCCTGGCAGTTCCAGCCCGGCGATCGTTTTCATATCGGAGACTTCAATGGCGACGGCCGCGACGAGGTCGTGGTATTCAACGGCACGGACTGGGCGATGGAGTACCTGGGTCTGCTGGCGGATGACGGCGCCGGCGGGCTGCGCCTGATCGCTCGCTATGACGACTCGATGCCAGGCTGGCAGTTCCAGGCGCGCGACCGGTTTTACGTCGCGGACTTCAATGGCGACGGGCACAAGGATCTGTTCGTCTCCAACGGTCGTGACTGGGCAGTTCCGTACGTCGGCATGCTGCGCTCGACCGGCACTGGTTTCCAGGTGGTCCGGCGCTATGATGCGAATATGCCAGGCTGGCAAATGCGCTCGAACGATCGCCACTACGTCGGTGATTTCGATGGCAACGGCCGAGAGGATCTGTGGGTTTTCAACGGCGACCAGTGGGCCATCCCGTATCTGGGCATGCTCCGCAGCAATGTCAGCTCGCTGCAGATGGCGCGTCGCTACGACGGCTCGATGCCGGGCTGGCAGATGCGCTC includes:
- a CDS encoding PadR family transcriptional regulator, yielding MAPDQDILRGTLDLLVLKALSRGTAHGYGVARWIEFATDDVLAVGEGTLYPALHRLEERGWIDARWGVSENNRRAKYYSLTAAGRARLRVETENWRRYAGAVFSALEAGALP
- a CDS encoding M64 family metallopeptidase, whose translation is MPDSVSQILRSGPPGLKKNIAVLGDGFAAADQDSYNAKVAELLLDGVFGHDYFYEDKQAFNIYRVNLISNHSGVSQRVYDEMGTPANGADDVIVSTTLHDTALGYIYSGSWAHCWLEGGANTATRVQNALNTWVPDYDLVLVILNESGFGGCGGGGFQIVTLGSSWAVMAHEFGHGAGGLADEYCQPGTHAGGEPAAVNVTANSNRATLKWRRFVNPLRPVPTGINPNPGNGGCTGYNQGPVPAGWSNSDDAGLFEGAQYRDSGLYRPVVNCRMRGNSPPFCPVCYTSMKEKHHPFTGRNFLRCYAGDFNGDGRDDLLVHNGNSIMIYRSDGAKLDVAFSAVERVPGSWQFQPGDRFHIGDFNGDGRDEVVVFNGTDWAMEYLGLLADDGAGGLRLIARYDDSMPGWQFQARDRFYVADFNGDGHKDLFVSNGRDWAVPYVGMLRSTGTGFQVVRRYDANMPGWQMRSNDRHYVGDFDGNGREDLWVFNGDQWAIPYLGMLRSNVSSLQMARRYDGSMPGWQMRSHDRHTVADFNGDGRKDLYVFNGDDWAVAYLGMLRSTGSALTMQKRYDGNVPGWQMRRHDRHFACDVKGDGREDLFVYNHNDWGPEYLGILISSGTSLKGRWREGWVGEWNLGSVDRFIPCNYEGVAGKRDLFVHNTNWFGMMRAVPTRIVNPLVVTTVRPGAAVAGAEPGGEEAGGNGGGFRDTDVPEFALEPGLEQAEAGGVATAEAVAAAPIPAETALTAPLLAFGDPNLTLQRLYYRWIHNYRYGRNW
- a CDS encoding ABC transporter permease yields the protein MKAWRRFRGPLGRDPRRDVEEELTFHLEMRIRQLIEEGETPERARELTVRRFGNVAAARDECFAINDRQERRMAKSEYISELRQDIAYALRSLRRRPGFTVGAVLTLALGIGANSAIFSVVNGVLLRPLPFAHAERLYQVQMIYPDGQRYTALSAPDFMSVGEMNRVFEEFGAYADMQAPLRGLGEPKEVLAAIVSDGLLDMLGMRLALGRGFRSEEHQAGRDNVAVLDHGFWQREFGGSGGALGQSVTFNGTTYTVVGVLAPESALPTRMDVYFPMPYDETFSATAVAGRRSEFLMTLGRARAGLTEEQIAADIAGVSSQLAADFPLTNERLAMGVRSAREAIIGDVRRPLFVLLGAVGFVLLVACANVANLLLARASARQSELSVRAALGAGRARLVRQMLTESVVLGALGGAAGLALAWAGTRALVRAQPADIPRLESVGVDGTVVLVTLAVALLTGVLFGILPALQATRSELGRTIREGSRGLSGTGQRVRSGLIVVEMALAVVLLVGAGLLIRSFIELTRVDPGFHPERAVAFRISMDEAGYAGGQQIRDFVSTLIDRMDAMPGVSSAGGTGVLPLQGRSSILNFAVEGALPPPENVNMEIGISGATPGYFETIGARVLRGRGFDERDHSDAPDVALINQTGAEFWFPGEDPIGRRVEVGADMREIVGIVSDVLQGNPATPVMPHLYAPYAQRTTRNLQIVASTDGDPLALAPTLRSLVRSMDPTMPISEFTPLVKVVSESMARPRFYTSLLALFAGLALVLAAVGIFGVMSYSVTQRAREISIRMALGARRGNVIRMIVGRSMVLAAVGLIVGMAGAAALATIIRSQLYNVKPMDPLTLGAVVVVLAATAFAASYLPARRAASLDPGAALRET